The following coding sequences are from one Vulpes vulpes isolate BD-2025 chromosome 12, VulVul3, whole genome shotgun sequence window:
- the FAM219A gene encoding protein FAM219A isoform X3 gives MMEEIDRFQDPAAASISDGDCDAREGESVAMNYKPSPLQVKLEKQRELARKGSLKNGSMGSPVNQQPKKNNVMARTRLVVPNKGYSSLDQSPDEKPLVALDTDSDDDFDMSRYSSSGYSSAEQINQDLNIQLLKDGYRLDEIPDDEDLDLIPPKSVNPTCMCCQATSSTACHIQ, from the exons GACCCAGCCGCCGCCTCCATCTCAGACGGGGACTGTGACGCCCGGGAGGGTGAGTCAGTAGCCATGAATTACAAACCATCCCCGCTCCAAGTGAAGCTGG AAAAGCAGCGGGAGCTGGCCCGAAAGGGCTCCCTGAAGAATGGCAGCATGGGTAGCCCCGTCAACCAGCAACCCAAGAAGAACAATGTCATGGCCCGGACAAG GCTGGTCGTCCCCAATAAAGGCTACTCCTCGCTTGACCAGAGCCCAGATGAGAAGCCACTGGTAGCCCTTGACACGGACAG CGATGATGACTTTGACATGTCCAGATATTCCTCCTCTGGCTACTCCTCTGCTGAG CAGATCAACCAAGATTTGAACATCCAGCTGCTGAAGGACGGCTACCGGTTAGACGAGATACCAGATGACGAGGACCTGGACCTCATTCCCCCCAAGTCCGTGAACCCTACCTGCATGTGCTGCCAGGCCACGTCCTCCACCGCCTGCCACATTCAGTAG
- the FAM219A gene encoding protein FAM219A isoform X4, protein MMEEIDRFQDPAAASISDGDCDAREGESVAMNYKPSPLQVKLEKQRELARKGSLKNGSMGSPVNQQPKKNNVMARTRLVVPNKGYSSLDQSPDEKPLVALDTDSDDDFDMSRYSSSGYSSAEINQDLNIQLLKDGYRLDEIPDDEDLDLIPPKSVNPTCMCCQATSSTACHIQ, encoded by the exons GACCCAGCCGCCGCCTCCATCTCAGACGGGGACTGTGACGCCCGGGAGGGTGAGTCAGTAGCCATGAATTACAAACCATCCCCGCTCCAAGTGAAGCTGG AAAAGCAGCGGGAGCTGGCCCGAAAGGGCTCCCTGAAGAATGGCAGCATGGGTAGCCCCGTCAACCAGCAACCCAAGAAGAACAATGTCATGGCCCGGACAAG GCTGGTCGTCCCCAATAAAGGCTACTCCTCGCTTGACCAGAGCCCAGATGAGAAGCCACTGGTAGCCCTTGACACGGACAG CGATGATGACTTTGACATGTCCAGATATTCCTCCTCTGGCTACTCCTCTGCTGAG ATCAACCAAGATTTGAACATCCAGCTGCTGAAGGACGGCTACCGGTTAGACGAGATACCAGATGACGAGGACCTGGACCTCATTCCCCCCAAGTCCGTGAACCCTACCTGCATGTGCTGCCAGGCCACGTCCTCCACCGCCTGCCACATTCAGTAG
- the SPMIP6 gene encoding sperm microtubule inner protein 6: protein MFLFSRKTKTPISTYSDSYRAPTSIKEVYKDPPLWAWEANKFVTPGLTQTMQRHVDPEALQKMVKCAVQDYSYKGFIPGHPYFPEKYWLCQEEVDKCNPYYLCGDRYNLWRMGPYNCTGWNKYTTCLPRLPKEAGMETACRGMPLRCPPKPERLNAYEREVVVNMLNSLSRNQPLPQITSRCGCVDPLPGRLPFQGYESACSGRHYCLRGMDYCATRAPCTERRLRSLCTEQPTVRSVSPCEHRPGMQCAVITPPPSYYPCPNLRWDTSHFKKTGGPQRNNYVVHPEFVSENYPDCHCW, encoded by the exons ATGTTCCTCTTCTCCCGTAAGACCAAGACCCCCATCAGCACCTACAGTGACTCCTACAGGGCTCCTACCTCCATCAAGGAGGTCTATAAAGACCCACCTCTGTGGGCCTGGGAAGCCAACAAATTTGTGACCCCG GGCCTGACTCAGACCATGCAGCGCCACGTGGATCCTGAAGCTCTGCAGAAAATGGTCAAATGTGCCGTGCAGGACTACAGCTATAAGGGTTTCATACCAGGCCACCCCTATTTTCCTGAGAAATATTGGCTCTGTCAAGAGGAAG TAGACAAATGCAACCCATACTACCTGTGTGGTGACCGGTATAACTTATGGAGGATGGGACCTTACAACTGCACCGGCTGGAACAAATATACCACATGCCTTCCTCGGCTACCTAAG GAGGCCGGAATGGAGACAGCTTGTCGAGGAATGCCTTTGCGATGCCCTCCTAAGCCGGAACGACTCAATGCCTACG AGCGCGAGGTGGTGGTGAACATGTTGAACTCGCTGTCACGGAACCAGCCACTGCCGCAAATCACTTCCCGATGCGGGTGCGTGGACCCGCTGCCCGGTCGCTTGCCCTTCCAGGGTTATGAAAGCGCTTGCTCTGGCCGCCACTACTGTCTACGTGGGATGGACTACTGCGCCACCAGAGCACCCTGCACGGAACGCCGCCTCCGGTCTTTGTGCACCGAGCAGCCGACTGTAAG GAGTGTATCACCCTGCGAGCACCGGCCCGGAATGCAATGTGCTGTTATAACTCCCCCGCCATCATACTACCCTTGTCCGAACCTTAG ATGGGACACAAGTCACTTCAAGAAGACCGGTGGCCCCCAGAGAAACAACTATGTCGTCCACCCTGAGTTTGTGTCTGAAAACTATCCTGACTGCCACTGCTGGTAG
- the FAM219A gene encoding protein FAM219A isoform X8, giving the protein MMEEIDRFQDPAAASISDGDCDAREEKQRELARKGSLKNGSMGSPVNQQPKKNNVMARTRLVVPNKGYSSLDQSPDEKPLVALDTDSDDDFDMSRYSSSGYSSAEINQDLNIQLLKDGYRLDEIPDDEDLDLIPPKSVNPTCMCCQATSSTACHIQ; this is encoded by the exons GACCCAGCCGCCGCCTCCATCTCAGACGGGGACTGTGACGCCCGGGAGG AAAAGCAGCGGGAGCTGGCCCGAAAGGGCTCCCTGAAGAATGGCAGCATGGGTAGCCCCGTCAACCAGCAACCCAAGAAGAACAATGTCATGGCCCGGACAAG GCTGGTCGTCCCCAATAAAGGCTACTCCTCGCTTGACCAGAGCCCAGATGAGAAGCCACTGGTAGCCCTTGACACGGACAG CGATGATGACTTTGACATGTCCAGATATTCCTCCTCTGGCTACTCCTCTGCTGAG ATCAACCAAGATTTGAACATCCAGCTGCTGAAGGACGGCTACCGGTTAGACGAGATACCAGATGACGAGGACCTGGACCTCATTCCCCCCAAGTCCGTGAACCCTACCTGCATGTGCTGCCAGGCCACGTCCTCCACCGCCTGCCACATTCAGTAG
- the FAM219A gene encoding protein FAM219A isoform X7, translated as MMEEIDRFQDPAAASISDGDCDAREEKQRELARKGSLKNGSMGSPVNQQPKKNNVMARTRLVVPNKGYSSLDQSPDEKPLVALDTDSDDDFDMSRYSSSGYSSAEQINQDLNIQLLKDGYRLDEIPDDEDLDLIPPKSVNPTCMCCQATSSTACHIQ; from the exons GACCCAGCCGCCGCCTCCATCTCAGACGGGGACTGTGACGCCCGGGAGG AAAAGCAGCGGGAGCTGGCCCGAAAGGGCTCCCTGAAGAATGGCAGCATGGGTAGCCCCGTCAACCAGCAACCCAAGAAGAACAATGTCATGGCCCGGACAAG GCTGGTCGTCCCCAATAAAGGCTACTCCTCGCTTGACCAGAGCCCAGATGAGAAGCCACTGGTAGCCCTTGACACGGACAG CGATGATGACTTTGACATGTCCAGATATTCCTCCTCTGGCTACTCCTCTGCTGAG CAGATCAACCAAGATTTGAACATCCAGCTGCTGAAGGACGGCTACCGGTTAGACGAGATACCAGATGACGAGGACCTGGACCTCATTCCCCCCAAGTCCGTGAACCCTACCTGCATGTGCTGCCAGGCCACGTCCTCCACCGCCTGCCACATTCAGTAG